The Allocatelliglobosispora scoriae genome contains a region encoding:
- the glgB gene encoding 1,4-alpha-glucan branching protein GlgB, giving the protein MDRLIAGDVHDPHAVLGAHPQGDGTVIRALRRGAAQVSVEVKGKRYPMTRVHADGVFEVLVPIAGVTGYRIEADGASTDDPYRHPPTLGELDLHLIGEGRHERLWTALGAKPVKGGVAFAVWAPNARGVRVVGDFTGWAPDAGWPMRSLGASGVWELLVPDAVAGQRYKFRVLGRDGVWRDKADPLARHSEVPPATASVIFTSAYRWGDGAWLARRATAQPHELPMSTYEVHLGSWRPGLGYRELAEQLTAYVVEMGFTHVEFMPVMQHPYSPSWGYQVTGYYAPTSRFGDPDDFRHLVDTLHQAGIGVILDWVPAHFPKDEWALARFDGTPLYEHPDPRRGEHPDWGTYIFDYGRPEVRNFLVANALYWCEEFHVDGLRVDAVASMIYLDYSREGGDWLPNVHGGRENLEAVALLQEMNATVYRLHPGIATIAEESTAWPGVTRPTHAGGLGFGLKWNMGWMHDTLDYLAREPIYRQYHHNDLTFSLVYAWDENFVLPISHDEVVHGKGSLVGKMPGDTWQRLAGVRALLALMWAHPGKQLLFMGCELGDEQEWSEQRGLDWTLLDDPDRAGVQRLVRDLNGVYRATPALWSQDTSPNGFRWIAYDDVHNNVISFIRIATDGSPLVCVANFSGGPYADYRIGLPRGGAWTEVLNTDAEHYGGSGVGNLGEVRADNKPWHGFPASAALNVPPLGAIWLRPA; this is encoded by the coding sequence ATGGACCGCCTGATCGCCGGAGACGTGCACGACCCGCACGCGGTGCTGGGCGCGCACCCGCAGGGCGACGGCACGGTGATCCGGGCGCTGCGCCGGGGCGCGGCGCAGGTGTCCGTCGAGGTCAAGGGCAAGCGTTACCCGATGACCCGGGTCCACGCCGACGGGGTCTTCGAGGTGCTGGTGCCGATCGCCGGGGTCACGGGTTACCGGATCGAGGCCGACGGGGCGTCCACCGACGATCCCTACCGGCATCCGCCGACCCTCGGCGAGCTGGACCTGCACCTCATCGGCGAAGGGCGGCACGAGCGGCTCTGGACCGCGCTCGGCGCCAAGCCCGTCAAGGGCGGGGTCGCCTTCGCCGTCTGGGCGCCCAACGCCCGGGGCGTCCGCGTCGTGGGCGACTTCACCGGCTGGGCACCCGACGCCGGCTGGCCGATGCGATCGCTGGGCGCCAGCGGCGTCTGGGAGCTCCTCGTGCCCGACGCGGTGGCGGGGCAGCGCTACAAGTTCCGGGTGCTCGGGCGCGACGGCGTGTGGCGCGACAAGGCCGACCCGCTCGCCCGGCACAGCGAGGTGCCACCCGCCACGGCATCGGTGATCTTCACCTCGGCGTACCGGTGGGGTGACGGTGCCTGGCTCGCCCGTCGCGCCACGGCACAGCCGCACGAGCTGCCGATGAGCACCTACGAGGTGCACCTGGGCTCGTGGCGGCCGGGGCTGGGCTATCGCGAGCTCGCCGAGCAGCTCACGGCCTATGTCGTGGAGATGGGCTTCACGCACGTGGAGTTCATGCCGGTGATGCAGCACCCCTACTCGCCGTCCTGGGGCTATCAGGTCACCGGCTACTACGCCCCCACGTCGCGCTTCGGCGACCCGGACGACTTCCGGCACCTCGTCGACACGCTGCACCAGGCGGGCATCGGCGTCATCCTGGACTGGGTGCCCGCGCATTTCCCCAAGGACGAGTGGGCGCTGGCCCGCTTCGACGGGACCCCGCTCTACGAGCACCCGGACCCCCGGCGCGGCGAGCACCCCGACTGGGGCACCTACATCTTCGATTACGGCCGTCCCGAGGTGCGCAACTTCCTCGTCGCCAACGCGCTCTACTGGTGCGAGGAGTTCCACGTCGACGGGCTGCGCGTCGACGCCGTCGCCTCGATGATCTACCTGGACTACTCCCGCGAGGGCGGCGACTGGCTGCCCAACGTGCACGGCGGCCGGGAGAACCTGGAGGCCGTGGCGCTGCTGCAGGAGATGAACGCGACCGTCTACCGCCTGCACCCCGGCATCGCCACGATCGCCGAGGAGTCGACGGCCTGGCCGGGTGTCACCAGGCCCACCCACGCGGGGGGCCTCGGCTTCGGCCTGAAGTGGAACATGGGCTGGATGCACGACACCCTGGACTACCTGGCCCGGGAGCCGATCTACCGGCAGTACCACCACAACGACCTCACCTTCTCCCTCGTCTACGCCTGGGACGAGAATTTCGTGCTTCCGATCAGCCACGACGAGGTGGTGCACGGCAAGGGCTCGCTCGTCGGCAAGATGCCCGGCGACACCTGGCAGCGGCTCGCGGGCGTCCGGGCGCTGCTCGCCCTGATGTGGGCCCACCCCGGCAAGCAGCTGCTCTTCATGGGCTGCGAACTCGGCGACGAGCAGGAGTGGAGCGAGCAGCGCGGCCTCGACTGGACGCTGCTCGACGACCCCGACCGGGCCGGGGTGCAGCGGCTCGTCCGCGACCTCAACGGCGTCTACCGGGCGACACCCGCCCTCTGGTCGCAGGACACCAGCCCCAACGGTTTCCGCTGGATCGCCTACGACGACGTCCACAACAACGTCATCTCCTTCATCCGGATCGCCACCGACGGCTCGCCGCTCGTCTGCGTCGCCAACTTCTCCGGCGGCCCCTACGCCGACTACCGGATCGGGCTGCCGCGCGGCGGTGCCTGGACCGAGGTGCTCAACACCGACGCCGAGCACTACGGCGGGTCGGGCGTCGGCAACCTCGGTGAGGTGCGGGCCGACAACAAGCCGTGGCACGGTTTCCCGGCCTCGGCAGCGCTCAACGTGCCGCCGCTCGGGGCGATCTGGCTCCGACCGGCATAA
- a CDS encoding dynamin family protein, whose product MAVIGTTLGGLRDALAAIRFPLALPGADTSGALAKATAAQLDDYLIPRLARLDAPLLAVAGGSTGAGKSTLVNSLVRAPVSIAGARRPTTRAPVLVCHPADAAWFTSAQLLPHLARTHTAAGAGTDLRIVPTPVLGQGLALLDAPDIDSVEDANRALAEQLLAAADLWLFVTTAVRYADAVPWELLTDARDRGTAIAIVLNRVPPGADGEVTPHLTEMLGEHGLGGIPMFVIAERALDDQGLLPVAAIAPLRDWLGSLAESAAARAAVVRQTVDGALAALGPVAARLATDADAQTRALAALGAGVDGAYRDAELAVEHGVRDGVLFRGEVLTRWQELVGTGEFMRSLQARVGRWRDRLVAAVSGKPRPTDELASAMESGLVTLVHGAAADAAEQAATAWRATPAGAALLNAQPRGLALVGPEIDARIERMVRDWQRGVLDLVRAESASKLLAARAGAYAVNALGLCVMVAVFAATAFIPTGAEIAVAGGTTIAAQKVLEAIFGDDAVRRLADRARQDLLDRVHTLLSEESGRFHAVLGATSVEGGDALRAAAAAVEAARRADPIGRAA is encoded by the coding sequence ATGGCGGTCATCGGCACCACGTTGGGCGGTCTGCGCGACGCGCTGGCCGCGATCCGGTTCCCGCTCGCCCTGCCCGGGGCCGACACGTCCGGCGCGCTCGCGAAGGCGACCGCCGCCCAGCTCGACGACTACCTGATCCCGCGGCTGGCCCGGCTCGACGCGCCGCTGCTCGCCGTCGCGGGCGGGTCCACCGGCGCGGGCAAGTCGACGCTCGTCAACAGCCTGGTCCGGGCGCCCGTCAGCATCGCCGGGGCGCGCCGCCCGACGACCCGCGCGCCGGTGCTCGTCTGCCACCCCGCCGACGCCGCCTGGTTCACCTCCGCGCAGCTGTTGCCGCACCTCGCGCGTACCCACACCGCCGCCGGGGCGGGCACCGACCTGCGGATCGTGCCGACGCCCGTGCTCGGGCAGGGGCTGGCGCTGCTCGACGCGCCCGACATCGACTCCGTCGAGGACGCCAACCGGGCCCTCGCCGAGCAGCTGCTCGCCGCCGCCGACCTGTGGCTCTTCGTCACCACCGCCGTCCGATACGCCGACGCCGTGCCGTGGGAGCTGCTCACCGACGCCCGGGACCGGGGCACCGCGATCGCGATCGTGCTCAACCGGGTCCCGCCCGGCGCCGACGGCGAGGTCACCCCGCACCTCACCGAGATGCTCGGCGAGCACGGCCTCGGCGGCATCCCGATGTTCGTCATCGCCGAACGCGCCCTCGATGACCAGGGGCTCCTGCCCGTCGCTGCGATCGCACCGCTGCGCGACTGGCTCGGCTCCCTCGCCGAGTCGGCCGCCGCCCGCGCCGCCGTGGTGCGCCAGACGGTCGACGGCGCGCTCGCCGCGCTCGGCCCGGTCGCGGCCCGCCTCGCCACCGACGCCGACGCTCAGACCAGGGCGCTGGCAGCGCTCGGTGCCGGCGTCGACGGCGCCTACCGCGACGCGGAGCTCGCCGTCGAGCACGGGGTACGCGATGGCGTCCTCTTCCGGGGCGAGGTCCTCACGCGCTGGCAGGAGCTCGTCGGCACCGGCGAGTTCATGCGATCGTTGCAGGCCCGGGTCGGCCGATGGCGCGATCGACTCGTCGCCGCCGTCTCCGGCAAGCCGCGACCGACCGATGAGCTCGCCTCGGCGATGGAGTCCGGCCTCGTCACCCTGGTCCACGGCGCGGCTGCCGACGCGGCCGAGCAGGCGGCCACGGCGTGGCGGGCAACCCCGGCCGGAGCCGCTCTGCTCAACGCACAGCCACGCGGGCTCGCGCTCGTCGGCCCCGAGATCGACGCCCGGATCGAACGCATGGTCCGCGACTGGCAGCGCGGTGTCCTCGACCTGGTCCGGGCCGAGTCGGCGAGCAAACTCCTCGCCGCTCGAGCGGGTGCCTACGCGGTCAACGCGCTCGGTCTCTGCGTCATGGTGGCGGTCTTCGCCGCCACCGCGTTCATCCCGACCGGGGCGGAGATCGCCGTCGCGGGCGGGACGACGATCGCGGCGCAGAAGGTGTTGGAGGCGATCTTCGGGGATGACGCGGTGCGCCGCCTCGCCGATCGGGCCCGGCAGGACCTGCTGGACCGCGTACACACGCTGCTGAGCGAGGAGAGCGGGCGGTTCCACGCGGTGCTCGGCGCGACCAGCGTCGAGGGCGGCGATGCCCTGCGCGCGGCCGCGGCGGCGGTGGAGGCCGCGCGGCGGGCGGACCCGATCGGGCGTGCCGCGTGA
- a CDS encoding GTPase family protein, with amino-acid sequence MSASIVTRIGALSRFVEAAQGHLPDADLAPARALIARAGERLALSGAHTVVALAGATGSGKSSIFNALAEVTLSQTGLRRPTTGEAHACVWGGDDAGALLDWLAVGRRFTRDGGRDPDLTGLVLLDLPDFDSVQAAHRAEADRLLAVVDLIVWVLHPQKYADKVVHAGYLAQFHRHRDITVVVLNQADLLSPDDLRECMEDLPRLLADDGLGGVPVLTSSTVAAPGLGALTGVLATTVAARQAALRRLGADLDTITARLEPLAGPAVPKNALGPAVTGPLTDALARAAGVPLVADATRGAYIHRARKATGWPPLRWVRRLRPDPLTRLHLGDHTGTPGATSIGPAMPAAQAAVALALRDTAARAGQGLPEPWQETVLTAVRSHVEKLPDALDRAVAGTDLGMARPRLWWRFVGVLQWLCTAAALAGLLWLGVRYLLFALALPEPPMPELGRIPLPTALLAGGLLGGLLVSLLVRPVVRIAAGRQARRVRARLHAAVDLVSRDLVVAPAQGALDAYAEARKSLRQAAG; translated from the coding sequence GTGAGCGCGAGCATCGTGACCAGGATCGGCGCGCTCAGCCGCTTCGTCGAGGCCGCGCAGGGACACCTGCCCGATGCCGACCTCGCTCCGGCGAGAGCACTGATCGCCCGCGCCGGTGAGCGGCTCGCCCTCTCCGGCGCGCACACCGTCGTCGCGCTCGCGGGCGCCACCGGCAGCGGCAAGTCCAGCATCTTCAACGCGCTCGCCGAGGTCACCCTCTCGCAGACCGGGCTGCGGCGGCCCACCACCGGCGAGGCGCACGCCTGTGTCTGGGGCGGTGACGACGCGGGTGCCCTGCTCGACTGGCTCGCCGTGGGGCGGCGCTTCACCCGCGACGGCGGCCGCGACCCCGACCTGACCGGACTGGTCCTGCTCGACCTGCCCGACTTCGACTCCGTGCAGGCGGCGCACCGGGCCGAGGCGGACCGGCTGCTCGCCGTCGTCGACCTGATCGTCTGGGTGCTGCACCCCCAGAAGTACGCCGACAAGGTCGTGCACGCCGGCTACCTCGCCCAGTTCCACCGCCACCGCGACATCACCGTGGTCGTGCTCAACCAGGCCGACCTGCTCAGCCCGGATGACCTGCGCGAATGCATGGAGGATCTGCCCCGGCTGCTCGCCGACGACGGCCTCGGCGGGGTGCCCGTGCTCACCTCGTCCACCGTCGCCGCACCCGGTCTCGGTGCGCTGACCGGTGTCCTCGCCACAACCGTGGCGGCTCGCCAGGCTGCCCTGCGTCGCCTCGGCGCCGACCTCGACACCATCACCGCCCGGCTGGAACCGCTCGCCGGACCGGCCGTACCGAAGAACGCCCTCGGCCCCGCCGTGACCGGCCCGCTCACCGATGCCCTCGCCCGCGCCGCAGGTGTGCCGCTCGTCGCCGACGCGACCCGGGGCGCCTACATCCACCGCGCCCGCAAGGCCACCGGCTGGCCGCCCCTGCGGTGGGTCCGCCGCCTCCGCCCGGACCCGCTCACCCGGCTGCACCTCGGCGACCACACCGGCACGCCCGGTGCCACCTCGATCGGCCCCGCGATGCCCGCCGCGCAGGCCGCCGTCGCGCTCGCCCTGCGCGACACCGCGGCCAGAGCCGGGCAGGGATTGCCGGAGCCCTGGCAGGAGACCGTGCTCACCGCCGTTCGCTCCCATGTGGAGAAGCTGCCCGACGCGCTCGACCGGGCGGTCGCCGGGACCGACCTCGGCATGGCGCGGCCACGGCTGTGGTGGCGGTTCGTCGGCGTGCTGCAGTGGCTCTGCACCGCTGCCGCCCTCGCCGGGCTGCTCTGGCTCGGCGTACGCTACCTGCTCTTCGCGCTCGCCCTGCCCGAGCCCCCGATGCCGGAGCTCGGCCGGATCCCGCTGCCGACGGCGCTGCTCGCGGGCGGTCTGCTCGGCGGGTTGCTCGTCTCGCTGCTCGTTCGGCCGGTCGTACGCATCGCCGCCGGCCGACAGGCGCGTCGTGTCCGGGCCCGGCTGCACGCCGCCGTCGACCTCGTCTCCCGGGACCTCGTCGTGGCACCGGCACAGGGCGCCCTCGACGCCTACGCCGAGGCGCGGAAATCGCTGCGACAGGCGGCGGGGTGA
- a CDS encoding phosphotransferase produces the protein MHEDLLPPVIAAVFGSDRRLESVTRLKGGSKKGAYRLTLDDGFTAVLYSWEASENFWPALPDEDPTDPFSHATGLDLFTAAHGMLTSLGVRTISAYLLDPSHDLYPADIALVEDVRGDSLEVLLARDPAAAASTMDALASALASMAGHLGDRIGKVALVERGAAPQDRSCEQVVADRALRDLADAAARVDRLGAVHDRLAAAVRSLRDAVEPRSSVGVIHGELGPDHVLVDAAGLPVLIDIEGLMHFDVEWEHVFLRIRFGDHYPRLHRPGLDASRLRLYRLAQHLSLVAGPLRLLDGDFPDRDFMLDIAHHHTGEALTFLAE, from the coding sequence GTGCATGAGGATCTGCTCCCTCCCGTCATCGCCGCCGTCTTCGGCTCCGACCGGCGTCTCGAGAGCGTGACGCGGCTGAAGGGCGGCAGCAAGAAGGGCGCCTATCGGCTCACCCTCGACGACGGCTTCACCGCCGTGCTCTACAGCTGGGAGGCGTCGGAGAACTTCTGGCCCGCGCTGCCGGACGAGGACCCGACGGACCCGTTCTCGCACGCCACCGGCCTGGACCTCTTCACGGCGGCGCACGGGATGCTCACCTCGCTGGGCGTCCGCACGATCTCCGCCTACCTGCTGGACCCGAGCCATGACCTCTATCCGGCGGACATCGCGCTCGTCGAGGACGTTCGCGGGGACAGCCTGGAGGTCCTGCTGGCACGCGACCCGGCCGCGGCCGCGTCCACGATGGACGCGCTCGCGTCGGCACTCGCGTCGATGGCGGGGCACCTCGGTGATCGGATCGGCAAGGTGGCGCTGGTCGAGCGGGGTGCGGCGCCGCAGGACCGGAGCTGCGAGCAGGTGGTGGCGGACCGGGCGCTGCGCGATCTCGCCGACGCGGCCGCGCGGGTCGACCGGCTGGGTGCGGTGCACGACCGGCTCGCGGCGGCGGTGCGCTCCCTGCGTGACGCGGTCGAGCCGCGCAGTTCGGTGGGGGTGATCCACGGTGAGCTCGGGCCGGACCACGTGCTGGTGGACGCGGCCGGGCTGCCGGTGCTGATCGACATCGAGGGGCTGATGCACTTCGACGTGGAGTGGGAGCACGTGTTCCTGCGGATCCGGTTCGGCGATCATTACCCGCGGCTGCACCGCCCGGGGCTGGACGCTTCGCGGTTGCGCCTCTATCGGCTGGCCCAGCATCTGTCGCTGGTCGCGGGCCCGCTGCGCCTGCTGGACGGCGACTTCCCGGACCGGGACTTCATGCTCGACATCGCGCACCACCACACCGGTGAGGCGCTCACCTTCCTGGCGGAGTAG
- a CDS encoding helix-turn-helix domain-containing protein: protein MSLHRRHRVAAFAFPGMSPFELGCVIEVFGLPRPEIDRPWYDMVVCGESRAPMRVLGGMSIVAEHGLEVFAEADTLVVTAVPDVLGAVPEALVGALRAAYNRGARLVSICSGAFALAAAGLLDGREATTHWRYARILQQRYPLVRVNPDVLYLDDGRVLTSAGSAAGLDLSLHIVRSDHGSAVANSVARRLVLPPHREGGQAQFIEAAVPEIGEHDGVAAAMAWALDHLAEPITLEELARRAHLSTRSFLRHFGRRAGTSPVRWLIAQRVAASLPLLEGSTLPVEEIAGAVGFDSAVTFRHHFGRAMHTSPSGYRRAFRPAD from the coding sequence ATGTCACTGCACCGGCGGCACCGGGTCGCGGCCTTCGCGTTCCCCGGCATGAGCCCCTTCGAGCTGGGCTGCGTCATCGAGGTCTTCGGGCTGCCCCGCCCCGAGATCGACCGGCCGTGGTACGACATGGTCGTCTGCGGGGAGAGCCGGGCGCCGATGCGTGTGCTCGGCGGGATGAGCATCGTCGCCGAGCACGGGCTGGAGGTCTTCGCCGAAGCCGACACGCTCGTCGTCACCGCCGTGCCGGACGTGCTCGGTGCGGTGCCGGAGGCGCTGGTGGGGGCGTTGCGGGCGGCGTACAACCGGGGGGCTCGGTTGGTCTCGATCTGCTCCGGAGCGTTCGCGCTGGCGGCGGCCGGGCTGCTCGACGGCCGCGAGGCGACCACCCACTGGCGCTACGCGCGGATCCTGCAGCAGCGCTATCCGCTGGTCCGCGTCAATCCCGACGTGCTCTACCTCGACGACGGGCGGGTGCTGACCTCGGCCGGGAGCGCGGCCGGGCTCGACCTCAGCCTGCACATCGTGCGCAGTGACCACGGCTCGGCCGTCGCGAACTCGGTGGCCCGGCGGCTCGTGCTGCCGCCGCACCGGGAGGGCGGGCAGGCGCAGTTCATCGAAGCGGCGGTGCCGGAGATCGGCGAGCACGACGGGGTGGCGGCGGCGATGGCATGGGCGCTCGACCACCTCGCGGAGCCGATCACGCTGGAGGAGCTCGCGCGGCGGGCGCACCTGTCGACGCGGAGCTTCCTGCGGCACTTCGGACGCCGGGCCGGCACCTCCCCGGTGCGGTGGCTCATCGCGCAGCGGGTGGCGGCGTCGTTGCCGCTGCTGGAGGGGTCGACGCTGCCGGTGGAGGAGATCGCGGGGGCGGTCGGCTTCGACAGCGCGGTCACCTTCCGCCACCATTTCGGTCGCGCGATGCACACATCGCCGAGCGGCTACCGCCGGGCGTTCCGCCCCGCCGACTAG
- a CDS encoding rhodanese-like domain-containing protein, with the protein MTTATTTAADPATAIAHFSAKLSFETDVSDVHAALAAGTPGIVVVDTRSLDGWEQGHVPGAVHLPTAEIAARAPAEIDPAALVVTYCWGPACNGSTRAALEFAKLGFRVKEMIGGYEYWVREGFDTRGLLGLVQHDVDPLTAPASGAACAC; encoded by the coding sequence ATGACCACAGCGACCACCACCGCGGCCGACCCGGCCACCGCGATCGCCCACTTCAGCGCCAAGCTCTCCTTCGAGACCGATGTCTCCGACGTGCACGCCGCCCTGGCAGCGGGGACACCCGGGATCGTCGTCGTCGACACCCGCAGCCTCGACGGCTGGGAGCAGGGCCACGTGCCCGGTGCCGTGCACCTGCCGACCGCCGAGATCGCGGCTCGGGCACCGGCCGAGATCGACCCGGCGGCGCTCGTCGTCACCTACTGCTGGGGCCCGGCCTGCAACGGTTCCACCCGGGCGGCCCTGGAGTTCGCGAAGCTCGGCTTCCGGGTCAAGGAGATGATCGGCGGCTACGAGTACTGGGTGCGCGAAGGCTTCGACACCCGGGGGCTGCTCGGCCTGGTCCAGCACGATGTCGACCCGCTCACGGCGCCCGCCAGCGGCGCGGCCTGCGCCTGCTGA
- a CDS encoding nitroreductase family deazaflavin-dependent oxidoreductase translates to MSESVKLSPVGWVAKQAALYEESGGTKGVTQGGAPCLLLDYLGRRSGVWRRTVLIYGRDGDDYLVVASNSGSDDEPLWLPSLRANPAVRLRVGPERFDAVAETLSADEKARVWPHLVEVFPRWDIYQRGTSRDIAVVRLTRAG, encoded by the coding sequence ATGTCGGAATCGGTGAAGCTCAGCCCCGTCGGCTGGGTGGCGAAGCAGGCCGCGCTCTATGAGGAGTCCGGCGGGACGAAGGGTGTCACCCAGGGCGGCGCTCCCTGCCTGCTCCTGGACTACCTGGGCCGCCGCAGCGGGGTGTGGCGCCGAACGGTCCTGATCTATGGCCGGGACGGCGACGACTACCTGGTGGTCGCCTCCAACAGCGGCTCCGACGACGAACCGCTCTGGCTGCCGTCGCTGCGCGCCAACCCCGCGGTGCGCCTGCGGGTCGGCCCCGAGCGGTTCGACGCCGTCGCCGAAACCCTCTCCGCCGATGAGAAGGCGCGGGTCTGGCCGCACCTCGTCGAGGTCTTCCCGCGCTGGGACATCTACCAGCGCGGGACCTCCCGCGACATCGCCGTGGTCCGGCTGACCCGCGCCGGCTGA
- a CDS encoding anti-sigma factor family protein: protein MNDEVCCGEVLELLPEFALGILDEQDRPIVQRHLRGCPTCRDELRELADTSDGLLALAPGFAPTARFEAGVLARLSTPDTVAAPVRRARRFRLTRRLVGQLVAVLLAAAVGAGAVLWRTAEVRDLGERYRATLEIAGGRYLAAAPLLTAAGDRVGTLFLYQGHYETHPSWGLAVLSTAPADGGYAMTVVDKAGVSHPLGECVVRAAAAQCGFDLPFGVAKVVEVRLTAGPLTITAKR from the coding sequence ATGAATGACGAGGTCTGCTGCGGGGAGGTCCTCGAGCTGCTGCCGGAGTTCGCCCTCGGCATCCTGGACGAGCAGGATCGTCCGATCGTGCAGCGTCACCTGCGCGGCTGCCCGACCTGCCGGGACGAGCTGCGGGAACTCGCCGACACCTCGGACGGGCTGCTCGCGCTGGCGCCCGGCTTCGCGCCGACGGCGAGGTTCGAGGCGGGTGTCCTCGCGCGACTGTCTACTCCGGACACTGTCGCGGCCCCGGTCCGGCGGGCCCGCCGGTTCCGCCTCACCCGGCGGCTCGTCGGGCAGCTCGTCGCGGTGCTGCTCGCGGCGGCGGTCGGTGCCGGAGCGGTGCTGTGGCGTACGGCCGAGGTCCGGGACCTGGGCGAGCGCTACCGGGCGACGCTGGAGATCGCGGGCGGCCGCTACCTCGCCGCAGCGCCGCTGCTGACGGCCGCGGGCGACCGGGTCGGCACGCTCTTCCTCTACCAGGGCCACTACGAAACCCATCCATCGTGGGGGCTCGCGGTGCTCTCGACGGCGCCGGCAGACGGGGGGTACGCCATGACGGTGGTCGACAAGGCGGGCGTCAGCCATCCGCTGGGGGAGTGCGTCGTGCGGGCCGCTGCCGCCCAGTGCGGCTTCGACCTGCCCTTCGGTGTCGCCAAGGTGGTCGAGGTCCGGTTGACCGCGGGCCCGCTCACCATCACCGCGAAGCGATGA
- a CDS encoding RNA polymerase sigma factor gives MVTDEGLLAAMAAGDTQAAAVFVRRHSARVFGLALAVVGTRGLAEEVAQDAFVRAWRYAGAFDPRRGAATTWLLAITRNAAIDAMRACPEDPVEPDRLMDLLGATAATDDLADSQRIRQALHRLPGEQARAVVLATFYGLTAREIAEREGVPLGTAKTRIRLGLSRLRDQLGAGDE, from the coding sequence GTGGTTACCGACGAGGGACTGCTGGCGGCGATGGCGGCGGGTGATACCCAGGCCGCCGCTGTCTTCGTCCGGCGACACTCCGCCCGTGTCTTCGGCCTGGCCCTGGCCGTGGTCGGGACACGTGGCCTCGCCGAGGAGGTGGCGCAGGATGCGTTCGTCCGTGCGTGGCGCTACGCGGGCGCCTTCGACCCGCGCCGTGGTGCCGCGACCACCTGGCTGCTGGCGATCACCCGCAACGCGGCGATCGACGCCATGCGGGCCTGTCCCGAGGACCCCGTCGAGCCGGACCGGCTGATGGACCTCCTCGGCGCCACCGCCGCCACCGACGACCTCGCCGATTCCCAGCGGATCCGCCAGGCGCTGCACCGGCTCCCGGGCGAGCAGGCCCGGGCCGTCGTGCTCGCGACCTTCTACGGGCTCACCGCGCGGGAGATCGCGGAGCGGGAAGGGGTGCCGCTCGGCACCGCGAAGACCAGGATCCGGCTGGGCCTCTCCCGCCTGCGCGATCAGCTGGGAGCCGGGGATGAATGA